In one window of Allorhodopirellula heiligendammensis DNA:
- the glgX gene encoding glycogen debranching protein GlgX, whose amino-acid sequence MLDSQSQGLAVQARSSEVGHSYPLGATVQAGGVNFSLFSRRATSVELLLFEHEADPYPVRTIALHPTANRTYHYWHVFVPDLEPGQLYGYRVNGPNEPERGLRFDPTKVLLDPYGRGVVVPQGYCRGAAKGFSENSALAMKSVVVDVSLYDWEGDEPIRRSAAQTIIYEMHVKGFTQHPNSGLDDNRRGTYAGLIEKIPYLQQLGITAVELLPVFQFDALDAPVGKVNYWGYAPISFFAPHQAYSSRPGPLGMVDEFRDMVKALHRAGIEVILDVVFNHTAEGDESGPTLCFRGIDNQTYYHLENGGKHYANYSGCGNTLNADNPVVRRMIIDCLRYWVQEMHVDGFRFDLASILARDSSGQPHPNPPVLWDIESAPELAGIKLFAEAWDAAGLYQVGDFVGDSWREWNGRFRDDIRDFFRGEGGSVRRIADRIVGSPEFYGHKEREAEQSVNFVTCHDGFTLNDLVSYNAKRNQANGEANRDGTDNNGSWNCGIEGPTDDPQIERLRNRQVKNFLTTTMLSLGIPMITMGDEVRRTQRGNNNAYCQDNPVSWFDWTDLEKHADVHRFVDLLSARRRLRDPEHEQQRISVNTMLREAKKAWHGVRLHQPDWSDASHCIALGGELHNGELIFHWILNAYWEPLTFELPALESGHWRRWIDTALDSPADIVPWEQAVEVTSNHYLAAARSVVLLYVCERPTRQSL is encoded by the coding sequence ATGCTCGATTCTCAATCACAAGGTCTGGCAGTTCAAGCTCGTTCAAGCGAGGTTGGGCACAGTTATCCGCTGGGTGCAACGGTTCAAGCAGGCGGCGTGAACTTCAGCCTGTTCTCGCGTCGGGCCACCAGTGTCGAGCTCTTATTGTTCGAGCATGAAGCGGACCCGTATCCCGTACGGACCATAGCTCTGCACCCAACTGCGAATCGCACCTATCACTATTGGCACGTATTCGTGCCTGATTTGGAGCCCGGCCAACTCTATGGTTATCGCGTCAACGGTCCCAATGAGCCTGAACGCGGGTTGCGTTTCGATCCCACGAAAGTCCTGCTTGATCCGTACGGTCGCGGAGTCGTGGTACCCCAAGGCTATTGCCGCGGTGCCGCGAAAGGATTTAGCGAAAACTCTGCTTTGGCCATGAAAAGTGTCGTTGTCGACGTGAGCCTTTACGATTGGGAGGGCGACGAACCTATCCGCCGTTCTGCCGCTCAGACGATCATTTACGAAATGCACGTGAAGGGCTTCACGCAGCACCCGAACTCCGGGCTGGATGACAACAGACGCGGAACTTACGCGGGTTTGATCGAAAAGATCCCTTATTTGCAGCAACTTGGCATCACTGCCGTCGAGTTATTACCTGTCTTTCAATTCGATGCACTTGATGCACCGGTTGGCAAAGTGAATTATTGGGGATACGCACCCATTTCCTTTTTTGCCCCACATCAGGCATATAGCTCGCGTCCGGGGCCACTCGGAATGGTCGATGAGTTTCGCGACATGGTCAAAGCACTTCATCGAGCGGGCATCGAAGTGATCCTTGACGTTGTCTTTAACCATACTGCTGAAGGTGATGAATCGGGTCCGACACTGTGCTTTCGTGGCATCGACAACCAGACGTACTACCACCTGGAGAATGGAGGCAAGCATTATGCCAACTACAGTGGCTGTGGAAATACGCTGAACGCAGACAATCCAGTTGTCCGCCGCATGATCATTGACTGCCTACGCTATTGGGTTCAGGAGATGCATGTCGATGGCTTTCGATTTGACTTGGCATCCATCCTGGCCCGGGATAGCTCGGGACAACCACACCCCAACCCGCCTGTTCTGTGGGATATCGAATCGGCACCTGAATTGGCGGGCATCAAGCTGTTCGCAGAAGCTTGGGATGCCGCCGGACTGTATCAGGTAGGGGATTTCGTTGGTGATTCGTGGCGTGAGTGGAATGGCAGGTTCCGAGACGACATCCGCGATTTCTTTCGCGGTGAAGGCGGCTCCGTTCGCCGGATTGCCGATCGCATTGTGGGCAGCCCAGAGTTTTACGGTCATAAGGAGCGAGAAGCTGAACAGAGCGTCAACTTTGTGACCTGCCACGACGGATTCACGCTGAACGACCTCGTCTCTTATAACGCGAAACGCAACCAGGCAAATGGGGAAGCCAACCGCGATGGGACAGATAACAATGGCAGTTGGAATTGCGGCATTGAAGGCCCGACCGATGATCCTCAGATCGAGCGACTACGAAACCGTCAGGTGAAAAACTTTCTCACCACAACGATGCTGTCACTGGGCATCCCAATGATCACAATGGGCGATGAGGTCCGCCGCACGCAGCGAGGTAACAACAACGCCTATTGTCAGGACAATCCAGTGAGTTGGTTCGACTGGACAGACTTGGAGAAGCACGCCGACGTTCATCGATTCGTCGACCTATTGAGTGCCCGCCGGAGACTGCGTGATCCCGAACATGAACAGCAGCGAATCAGCGTGAACACGATGTTGCGCGAAGCCAAGAAAGCGTGGCATGGAGTTCGTTTGCATCAGCCGGACTGGAGCGATGCGTCACACTGTATCGCCTTAGGTGGCGAACTGCATAACGGCGAACTCATTTTCCATTGGATCCTGAATGCCTACTGGGAGCCGCTTACCTTCGAGTTGCCAGCACTTGAAAGTGGGCACTGGCGTCGGTGGATTGATACGGCCCTGGATAGCCCAGCGGACATCGTTCCGTGGGAGCAAGCCGTGGAGGTGACGAGCAATCACTACCTCGCCGCAGCGAGGTCCGTTGTCCTGCTCTATGTGTGCGAACGGCCGACGAGGCAATCTCTCTGA
- a CDS encoding transporter substrate-binding protein, with protein MAWNDDDTFEQFGSIPQQWVGKILGKYQVIKTIGQGGMGIVVEAIDPHIERNVAIKVLPERFAANSVLVNRFRAEARAAGRLSHPNVATIYEVGLEGATPYLVMELLSGGSIADELKKSGAQTPLEATRILIDSCRGISAAHRVGLVHRDVKPANLLRAADDRVKVTDFGLVKLSESDPLTAAHLTQSGTVIGTPYFMSPEQCQGLNVDARSDIYSLGATYYCLLTGKSPFQDSGGPVQVMLAHCTKTIPDPRVNDPSIPSACADIIARALAKAPADRYQSVEEMLADLQSVVAALSGEIRIDLPSQSGSSHAAVKPTPSPPRVNFRAIVAGGAALLLVIAMIAMTIHHFAGDTSAGAVVPQGEPIKVGVLQSLSGTMSTSGTSVVDATLMAIEEINNTGGLLGRPIKPIVADGRSDTETYAMEAERLIVEEKVCAVFGCWTSASRKTVRPIFEKHDNLLVYPVQYEGMETSPNIIYMGATPNQQIIPALNWSIEELGKKRFFIVGSDYVFPRAASEIIQDHVATVGANVVGEMYVPLSSPEFDPVVREIIKTKPDMILCAIAGDSNTDFFRALRQADIRSADIPCLSFSMGEQELRSLSIENVEGDYAALTYFQSLDLPENNAFVERVTQRYPQRVVSDPMEAAYVGVQLWAQAVREAQTIAPKKVIRAMLNERLAAPEGHIRIEPDTQHCFKTPRIGKIRHDGQFEVVWSAPEPMQPAPYPATRTAADWKAFLHDLYTSWGDQWAAPATD; from the coding sequence ATGGCCTGGAATGACGACGATACGTTCGAACAGTTCGGTAGTATTCCCCAGCAGTGGGTCGGCAAGATTCTTGGCAAGTACCAAGTCATCAAGACGATCGGCCAAGGAGGAATGGGAATTGTCGTCGAGGCGATCGATCCACATATCGAGCGCAACGTCGCCATCAAGGTATTGCCAGAGCGATTTGCTGCAAATTCAGTTCTTGTCAATCGGTTTCGAGCCGAAGCGCGGGCAGCGGGTCGACTGAGTCATCCCAACGTGGCGACGATCTACGAGGTGGGGCTGGAGGGAGCGACCCCCTACTTAGTCATGGAACTACTGTCGGGCGGCAGCATTGCTGACGAGCTAAAAAAATCCGGTGCGCAAACGCCACTCGAGGCAACTCGCATCCTGATCGATTCATGTCGCGGCATTTCAGCGGCTCACCGAGTTGGTCTGGTGCACCGAGATGTGAAACCTGCGAACTTACTTCGTGCGGCCGACGACAGAGTGAAGGTGACGGACTTTGGACTGGTAAAATTGTCCGAATCCGACCCGCTCACAGCGGCGCATCTGACGCAGTCGGGAACGGTCATCGGCACGCCCTATTTCATGAGTCCCGAACAGTGTCAGGGTTTGAATGTGGACGCCCGCAGCGACATTTATTCACTGGGAGCAACCTATTACTGTCTGCTCACTGGTAAAAGCCCCTTTCAGGACTCGGGCGGTCCTGTTCAGGTGATGCTCGCTCACTGCACGAAGACCATCCCAGACCCCCGTGTTAACGATCCATCCATCCCTTCGGCTTGTGCTGATATCATTGCTCGCGCCTTGGCGAAGGCACCCGCCGATCGCTACCAGTCGGTTGAGGAGATGCTGGCCGATCTCCAATCCGTCGTGGCAGCATTGTCGGGGGAAATCAGAATTGATCTTCCCAGTCAATCGGGCTCATCGCACGCCGCCGTGAAACCCACTCCGTCACCGCCGCGGGTAAATTTCCGGGCCATCGTTGCTGGTGGGGCCGCGTTGCTGTTGGTGATAGCTATGATCGCGATGACCATACATCATTTTGCGGGTGACACCTCAGCCGGTGCGGTCGTCCCGCAAGGTGAGCCAATCAAGGTGGGAGTTCTGCAATCGCTCAGCGGAACGATGTCGACAAGCGGAACCAGCGTTGTTGACGCCACGCTCATGGCGATCGAGGAAATCAATAACACGGGTGGCCTGTTGGGCCGTCCCATCAAGCCAATCGTAGCAGACGGTCGGTCCGACACCGAAACCTACGCGATGGAAGCGGAACGGCTTATCGTCGAAGAAAAGGTCTGTGCGGTATTCGGTTGCTGGACGTCGGCCAGTCGCAAAACCGTCCGTCCTATTTTTGAAAAACATGACAACCTGTTGGTTTATCCCGTGCAGTACGAAGGCATGGAAACGTCACCCAACATCATTTACATGGGTGCCACCCCGAATCAGCAGATTATTCCAGCCCTCAATTGGTCCATCGAAGAGCTCGGGAAGAAACGCTTTTTCATCGTCGGATCGGATTACGTTTTTCCTCGCGCCGCTAGTGAGATCATCCAAGATCACGTTGCGACGGTGGGCGCAAACGTGGTGGGAGAAATGTATGTGCCGCTATCGAGTCCCGAGTTTGATCCTGTGGTTCGTGAGATCATCAAAACAAAACCAGATATGATTCTCTGCGCCATTGCGGGTGATTCAAACACGGATTTCTTCCGTGCGCTGCGTCAAGCAGATATCCGATCAGCTGATATTCCGTGCTTGTCATTCAGCATGGGTGAGCAAGAACTGCGCAGTCTTTCGATTGAAAACGTGGAGGGTGATTATGCCGCATTAACCTATTTCCAGTCGCTCGACCTACCTGAAAACAATGCGTTCGTCGAAAGAGTGACGCAGCGTTATCCGCAGCGCGTCGTTTCGGATCCGATGGAAGCCGCCTATGTGGGAGTTCAACTGTGGGCACAGGCCGTTCGGGAAGCTCAAACCATCGCCCCGAAAAAAGTCATTCGGGCGATGTTGAATGAGCGGCTGGCCGCTCCGGAGGGTCACATTCGAATCGAACCGGATACCCAGCACTGCTTTAAGACGCCACGGATTGGCAAAATCCGACACGATGGTCAGTTCGAAGTCGTCTGGTCTGCCCCCGAGCCGATGCAACCTGCTCCCTATCCCGCCACTCGAACTGCTGCCGATTGGAAGGCTTTTCTTCACGATCTTTACACGAGTTGGGGAGATCAGTGGGCAGCGCCAGCTACTGATTAA
- a CDS encoding HEAT repeat domain-containing protein: MYRSQYRLFSTALLAVWVVVPVGCASWLGRNATDDSEHLQKLLHVPELPNLIREAAIPNGMQPISVDGVAVINQLPGTGGPAMPSGFRDRLLEEMKINAISDPNEYLERDDNALVQVRGLIRPGARRGDPLDLQILTPPKTEATDLHGGWLLDTRMRHQQVLQNAVRSSDVLAVATGRMLTRADYDGTIDPTLQVTGRILSGGVVQNDRKLGLVVRPQYQHVEVSKALAKAINRRFYFFDGSTRRGIAKPTEDDYIELDVHPRYRDHETRLMAVVRSITVAAESSSTQSRLVELASELRSPSTAADAALQLEAIGESAVPTLIEATSLENPELRFYAAEALAYLDRVEAIEPLIDAIRTEPAFRAPALDALRGIEQTSTVAALKELLDEASLETRYGVMTVLRDRKDGRALLNGENLHGQFRMYEIESTGPPAVVVSLNRKSEIVLIGDLSPLSSPASMIGSGGIVIRPLESLEKRQGDEGIAKLRISRFRPGKPDAFAEVDATVAGLLRGITEVGGFYGDAVATLRIAKSQGILVDQLAFDPLPKSQRTYYRDDE, translated from the coding sequence ATGTATCGCTCGCAATACCGCCTTTTCTCTACAGCATTGCTAGCTGTTTGGGTCGTCGTGCCGGTCGGCTGCGCGAGCTGGCTGGGGAGAAATGCCACAGACGATTCGGAACATCTGCAAAAGTTGCTCCATGTTCCTGAGTTGCCCAATCTGATTCGGGAAGCAGCCATCCCCAACGGCATGCAGCCCATCAGTGTCGATGGTGTAGCCGTCATCAATCAATTGCCGGGCACGGGTGGCCCAGCAATGCCATCGGGCTTCCGCGATCGATTGCTCGAAGAGATGAAGATCAATGCGATCTCCGATCCGAATGAGTACCTAGAACGTGACGACAACGCCCTTGTGCAAGTTCGTGGCTTGATTCGACCGGGCGCCCGTCGCGGCGATCCGCTCGACTTACAGATCTTAACGCCCCCGAAAACCGAAGCTACCGACCTCCACGGTGGGTGGTTGCTCGATACTCGCATGCGGCACCAACAAGTGCTGCAAAATGCTGTTCGCAGCAGCGATGTGCTCGCCGTCGCGACCGGCCGCATGTTGACCCGCGCCGATTACGACGGAACAATTGATCCGACGCTACAGGTCACCGGTCGCATCCTCTCAGGAGGCGTGGTTCAAAACGATCGAAAACTCGGACTGGTTGTGCGTCCGCAGTATCAACATGTCGAGGTCTCCAAAGCGCTCGCCAAGGCAATCAACCGCCGCTTCTACTTCTTCGATGGCTCGACCCGCCGCGGCATCGCCAAACCGACCGAAGACGACTACATCGAACTCGATGTGCATCCTCGATACCGAGACCACGAAACCCGCCTGATGGCGGTCGTCCGCTCGATCACCGTGGCCGCGGAATCCAGCAGCACCCAGAGTCGACTGGTGGAACTGGCAAGCGAGCTGCGGTCCCCATCGACGGCAGCGGATGCCGCCCTCCAACTCGAAGCGATTGGCGAGAGCGCCGTACCGACGCTGATCGAAGCGACGTCGCTCGAAAACCCCGAACTACGTTTCTACGCCGCCGAAGCTCTGGCATATCTGGACCGGGTCGAAGCGATCGAGCCATTGATCGACGCGATTCGCACCGAACCCGCATTCCGCGCCCCAGCCCTGGATGCATTGCGAGGTATCGAACAAACCTCAACGGTCGCCGCACTGAAAGAGCTACTCGACGAAGCGAGTCTTGAGACTCGTTATGGCGTGATGACCGTGCTGCGGGATCGCAAAGACGGTCGTGCCTTGCTGAACGGAGAAAACCTCCACGGCCAATTCCGGATGTATGAGATTGAGTCCACCGGGCCACCCGCCGTAGTCGTCTCACTCAATCGCAAATCAGAGATCGTTCTGATCGGTGACCTCTCGCCGCTGTCGAGCCCGGCGTCGATGATCGGATCAGGCGGAATTGTTATTCGGCCGCTCGAATCACTGGAAAAACGCCAGGGCGACGAAGGTATCGCAAAGCTCAGGATCAGTCGTTTTCGCCCCGGTAAGCCGGATGCATTCGCTGAAGTGGACGCAACGGTCGCTGGTCTGCTGAGAGGCATCACCGAAGTCGGCGGTTTCTATGGCGATGCTGTCGCGACACTTCGTATCGCCAAGTCGCAAGGGATCCTCGTCGACCAACTTGCGTTCGATCCGCTGCCGAAATCGCAGCGAACATATTATCGCGATGACGAATAG
- a CDS encoding AAA family ATPase — protein MNQPPVSESDVGLLHAARERVLAQLGKIIVGQEHVIDEILICLFSRGHVLLEGVPGLAKTLMISTLAKTLDLSFSRIQFTPDLMPADVTGTEIIEEDRASGHRALRFMPGPLFANIVLADEINRTPPKTQASLLEAMQERQVTAGRERHVLDDPFFVLATQNPIEQEGTYPLPEAQQDRFMFKIFVDYPSFDEEFEVARRTTGTATEVAEAVLTAEEILRLQHLVRQVPVSDHVIRYALSLVRQTRVGGAGVPDFVDDLVGWGAGPRAVQFLILGGKARALLQGRHHVQVDDIAALAGPVLRHRMVVNFTAESEGITSDDVIERIIGATPTTEDELSRDARFQKIFAT, from the coding sequence ATGAACCAACCCCCTGTCAGTGAATCCGACGTGGGCTTGCTCCATGCCGCCCGCGAGCGGGTTTTAGCCCAATTGGGCAAGATCATCGTTGGCCAAGAACACGTGATCGACGAGATTTTGATCTGTTTGTTCAGTCGTGGACACGTGTTGCTCGAAGGCGTGCCGGGGTTGGCGAAAACGCTGATGATCAGCACGCTGGCTAAAACGCTTGATTTGTCGTTCAGCCGTATCCAGTTCACGCCTGACCTGATGCCGGCGGACGTGACGGGGACGGAAATCATCGAGGAGGACCGGGCGTCGGGCCATCGTGCCCTGCGGTTCATGCCCGGACCCCTGTTCGCCAATATTGTTTTGGCCGATGAAATTAACCGGACCCCCCCGAAAACTCAGGCCTCTCTGCTCGAAGCGATGCAAGAGCGGCAGGTCACTGCGGGCCGCGAGCGACACGTGCTCGACGACCCATTCTTCGTGCTCGCGACCCAAAACCCGATCGAGCAAGAAGGCACCTATCCGCTGCCAGAAGCGCAGCAAGACCGGTTCATGTTCAAGATTTTTGTCGACTATCCCAGTTTCGATGAGGAATTTGAGGTGGCTCGGCGGACGACTGGTACCGCGACCGAGGTGGCCGAAGCGGTGTTGACTGCGGAGGAGATTCTGCGACTGCAGCACCTCGTTCGCCAAGTTCCGGTGAGCGACCATGTGATCCGTTACGCGTTGTCACTCGTCCGGCAAACACGTGTTGGCGGCGCGGGCGTGCCCGATTTCGTTGACGACCTCGTCGGCTGGGGGGCCGGCCCCCGAGCGGTCCAGTTCTTAATCTTGGGCGGCAAAGCCCGCGCGCTGCTCCAAGGGCGACACCACGTGCAAGTTGACGATATCGCCGCCCTTGCGGGGCCGGTCCTCCGCCACCGGATGGTGGTAAACTTTACAGCCGAGAGCGAAGGTATCACGAGCGATGACGTGATTGAACGAATCATCGGAGCGACCCCTACGACCGAAGACGAATTGTCACGCGATGCCCGATTCCAAAAAATATTTGCGACCTGA
- a CDS encoding DUF58 domain-containing protein — translation MRPEVTARIRRLELTARRVVEGFLSGMHRSPYFGQSIEFLQHRPYVAGDELRHIDWKVYARQDRLSIKQYEEETNLRLHLLVDCSGSMGYGEGDRNKFQYAASIAASLAYLALRQKDAVGLFTFDTQIRDSIPARSNQHQLHRMLRSLASSDTDGDTELPKVTRQVAATIPRGGLVCVISDLLGVESLTEGLRLLRAQGHDVALFQVLHDDEVDFEFTGATRFEGLEDPMFLNCNPAALRAGYLEALDQFLEQVRRTCGRLKIDAMQVRTSDPLDAVLAKFLSARQRK, via the coding sequence TTGCGACCTGAGGTCACTGCTCGCATTCGTCGCTTGGAACTGACGGCCCGCCGGGTCGTCGAAGGGTTTCTCTCGGGGATGCATCGCAGTCCGTACTTTGGCCAGTCGATCGAGTTCCTGCAGCACCGACCTTATGTGGCCGGCGATGAGTTGCGGCACATCGACTGGAAGGTGTACGCGCGCCAGGATCGGTTGTCGATCAAACAGTACGAGGAGGAGACGAACCTTCGCTTGCATCTTTTGGTCGACTGCAGTGGCAGCATGGGATATGGCGAGGGCGACCGGAACAAATTCCAGTATGCCGCTTCGATCGCCGCTTCGCTGGCTTACCTCGCGCTGCGTCAGAAAGATGCGGTGGGACTGTTTACGTTCGATACCCAAATTCGCGACAGCATTCCAGCACGCAGCAACCAACATCAATTGCATCGGATGCTGCGGTCATTGGCGTCGTCGGACACCGATGGTGATACGGAGCTACCCAAAGTCACCCGCCAAGTCGCTGCGACAATTCCTCGGGGCGGTTTAGTGTGCGTCATCTCAGACTTGCTCGGTGTGGAGTCGCTCACCGAAGGTCTGCGTTTGCTACGTGCCCAAGGCCATGACGTGGCCCTGTTTCAGGTCTTGCATGACGACGAAGTGGATTTTGAGTTCACCGGCGCAACGCGGTTCGAGGGACTGGAAGATCCCATGTTTTTGAACTGCAACCCGGCTGCCTTGCGTGCGGGATACCTCGAGGCCCTCGATCAGTTTCTGGAGCAGGTTCGTCGAACGTGCGGCCGACTGAAGATCGATGCGATGCAGGTCCGCACCTCGGACCCACTCGATGCTGTCCTCGCCAAATTCCTCTCGGCAAGACAACGTAAATAA
- a CDS encoding BatA domain-containing protein, with protein MFLYPTLAAGFLFVGVPLLVHLINLLRHRRTQWAAMDFLLASYRKQRRWIVLRQLLLLLARLAVAALLIAVLAGLIGGKRLIGAIGGQTTHHVIVLDDSYSMRQRVGGLSGESEQTGEPASDATAYDRALGAIGTLVRRLSADEGVHQLTVMRASRAAVLGNSQTGTADAAADIAAQTVTQDARQIERLMSTRASTLRTDLVPAIDLAGDLLDANPSDERRLYVISDFSRRDWQSPRRLAASLEKAEKSGAEIRMIDCVDSADIASPRNLAITDLAPEPDVWVAGVPVMVNVTVKNYSDTEVKNVALSAAVITYGDDVKVADPTSAISGKTQSLPAIMIESIPAGQQLTKSFQIYIDRQGTHVVRVGLPEDALSIDNTRVCTIPLADAQRVLVIDGNADGLGAYHVSSVLDPGSQVRIGAIPEVRPAAMLRDASLETLQRYRAIYLIDLPEIRDRTAQILQQYVRDGGGLAWFLGADVSGENYNRVLAGDDRRLLPFELDRVQGVQDVSPASGDAVTPRESQRGGLVFGKDGELLGPISRAGNAVFGLVNMQRAWAPVEPVVTDDFDAAPADVTSAATSEPDGVSSDPKTAELLDTRVLLARSDGQPIAVRHGLGRGRIVTVMSGLDGAWNNWPGDPSFVVFLLQTNAMLFSGAAPPTSRLIDEPATLPVPGDAYLPTAMLFLPADEPPRLSIELEADDQSPLIEVSPAEMLIADEAGLDDFLMPGVDEWQRTGVDGQTSVLPMASALRLGESDLATMPHAEILRDLPGMNIEFISTTQWENDSNVGGMSTFLLVLLLLLAILLAIEQALAAWASYHVKPSAADAGGRSFLRRASALDSANSRGDSQPHSRSRHRRVKTASTPPGTDSAEVNR; from the coding sequence TTGTTTCTCTACCCCACTCTCGCCGCTGGTTTCCTGTTTGTCGGTGTTCCGTTACTGGTTCACTTGATCAATCTGCTGCGCCACCGTCGAACCCAGTGGGCGGCGATGGATTTTTTGCTGGCGAGTTACCGCAAACAGCGGCGCTGGATTGTGTTGCGGCAGCTGTTGCTGCTGTTGGCTCGATTGGCTGTGGCGGCGTTGCTGATCGCGGTGTTGGCAGGGTTGATTGGCGGCAAACGGTTGATCGGCGCGATTGGTGGACAGACGACGCATCACGTGATCGTGCTCGATGACAGTTACTCGATGCGGCAGCGGGTCGGGGGGCTTAGCGGTGAGAGTGAACAGACCGGCGAACCAGCATCGGACGCAACTGCCTACGATCGCGCCTTGGGGGCGATCGGTACCTTGGTTCGTCGGCTAAGTGCGGATGAAGGTGTGCATCAATTAACGGTGATGCGGGCGAGTCGAGCGGCGGTGCTCGGGAACTCGCAGACCGGGACGGCGGATGCGGCAGCAGACATAGCCGCCCAGACGGTCACGCAAGATGCTCGTCAGATCGAGCGACTAATGAGCACCCGGGCTTCAACGCTACGCACCGATCTCGTTCCAGCGATCGACCTTGCTGGTGACCTGCTCGATGCGAACCCATCCGACGAGCGACGTCTGTACGTGATCAGCGATTTTTCGCGGCGGGATTGGCAGTCCCCTCGCCGCTTGGCGGCCTCGTTGGAGAAGGCTGAGAAGAGCGGCGCTGAAATTCGCATGATTGATTGCGTTGACAGCGCGGACATTGCGTCGCCACGCAATCTGGCGATCACTGATCTGGCTCCCGAACCGGATGTTTGGGTCGCTGGAGTCCCGGTGATGGTCAATGTAACCGTGAAGAATTACTCGGACACCGAAGTTAAAAACGTTGCGTTGTCGGCCGCGGTGATCACCTACGGTGACGATGTTAAAGTCGCCGATCCGACGTCAGCAATCAGCGGTAAGACGCAGAGTCTGCCAGCGATCATGATTGAGTCGATTCCTGCCGGCCAGCAGTTAACAAAGTCGTTTCAGATTTACATCGACCGTCAAGGAACACATGTCGTTCGCGTGGGACTGCCCGAAGACGCGCTGTCGATTGACAATACCCGGGTCTGCACGATCCCATTGGCCGACGCTCAGCGCGTATTGGTCATCGACGGCAACGCCGATGGGCTTGGTGCCTACCATGTTTCATCGGTGCTCGATCCAGGTAGCCAGGTTCGCATTGGAGCGATACCGGAGGTGCGTCCCGCGGCGATGCTCCGCGACGCGTCGCTGGAAACGCTCCAGCGATACCGCGCCATCTACCTGATTGATCTTCCCGAGATCAGAGACCGAACGGCACAGATTCTCCAGCAATATGTGCGTGATGGCGGTGGGCTCGCGTGGTTCTTGGGAGCCGACGTTTCTGGTGAGAATTACAACCGAGTGCTCGCTGGCGATGATCGCCGTCTATTGCCATTTGAACTTGATCGTGTGCAGGGCGTTCAAGATGTGTCTCCGGCGAGCGGTGATGCCGTCACGCCCCGTGAATCGCAGCGGGGGGGCCTCGTGTTTGGCAAGGATGGTGAACTGCTCGGCCCTATCTCTCGCGCCGGTAATGCCGTTTTTGGTCTTGTCAACATGCAGCGAGCTTGGGCTCCGGTCGAACCAGTGGTAACAGACGACTTCGATGCTGCACCGGCGGATGTAACGTCAGCAGCGACGTCCGAGCCGGACGGCGTGTCCTCGGATCCGAAGACCGCCGAGTTGCTCGATACTCGTGTCTTACTCGCACGCTCCGATGGCCAACCGATTGCGGTACGTCATGGGCTGGGACGTGGCCGTATCGTGACAGTGATGTCGGGTTTAGACGGGGCATGGAACAACTGGCCAGGTGATCCAAGTTTTGTCGTGTTTTTGTTACAGACCAATGCGATGTTGTTCAGCGGGGCGGCTCCTCCCACGTCCCGGTTGATCGACGAGCCGGCGACCTTGCCAGTACCCGGCGATGCCTATCTGCCGACGGCAATGTTATTTCTGCCCGCGGATGAACCGCCACGCCTGTCGATCGAGTTAGAAGCCGATGATCAGTCGCCGCTGATCGAAGTTTCTCCGGCGGAGATGTTAATCGCGGATGAAGCGGGGCTGGACGATTTTCTGATGCCTGGTGTCGACGAATGGCAGCGGACAGGCGTTGATGGACAAACCAGTGTGCTGCCGATGGCGTCAGCGTTGAGGCTCGGTGAAAGCGATTTGGCGACGATGCCACACGCCGAAATTCTGCGGGACCTGCCCGGGATGAACATCGAGTTCATCTCCACGACGCAATGGGAAAACGATTCCAATGTGGGTGGGATGTCCACGTTCCTTTTGGTGCTGCTGTTGTTGTTGGCGATTTTGTTGGCGATCGAGCAAGCTTTGGCGGCGTGGGCTTCGTATCATGTCAAGCCGTCCGCCGCGGATGCCGGCGGTCGCAGTTTTCTCCGCCGCGCCTCGGCGCTCGACAGTGCAAATTCCAGGGGTGATTCGCAGCCCCATTCGCGGTCCAGGCACCGGCGGGTGAAGACGGCCTCCACGCCTCCAGGTACCGATTCTGCAGAGGTGAACCGATGA